GTACATAaacttatattaaaaaatacaaacaaaaataccTATGACCAACAAGAAACCGGCGGATTTCATtgaaataagtttatattgtaATAAGTTCACTAGCAACACGCCATTAAAGGTTCCTACCTCTGGCTGGGGTGTCTGACCTGAATCATCCATTCGTGTACACGGAAGATGGCGTCGCTGTTGTTAGGAACCTATCGTCAGGTGGTCCATGTTGATAGGACATACGGGTACTATTTGTTGTACCCGGAATAACTTTCTTTCCATTTGTAGCAGGAGTAACGGGTGTATGGCATTCTTCAACAACTGGTAACCAACAAAccgaaaaaaacaacatttaaataCAACAATTTTTGCAATGTTTCTATTAAATGTAGTTAAATGTAGTGGAACAAATATCATATACACACACCTTCGTTATAAGAAGCCAATGGGAACAATTTGGCTCATTTGAACTATGCTGTTATGTTGTATCCCTTGCCTAGATGAACTCATAGTACAGTACTAGTATAAAGCTTTAGTGAATCATAGGAATATAAAAATATGCTGCAGCTTTATTTTCAAatagaggtcaaggtcaacatATATGTCTTAGTGACTTGTGTAGGAAGGCGTTTCAACTAGGTTGACACAATACTAAGTAATGCCTTATAGTATAGGAGATTTGCCCGTacaagtttttttatttaacgGAGGTCAAATGTCAAAACATAGGATACTGTTACCAGAGTTTGCTATTTGACACACCGCCTCATCTATGTGGAACCACATACTAAGAACTAAGTATGAAGTTATATCGCATTATAGTATATGAAATAGAGCCCCATCACCCCCTCGCGGTTCACAAATCCCTGAATCGTTAATACGCTGTTCATCAGTAGTATTTTACTTCGTAATTAAACAAAGCTGATATCATCAACAACTACAATCAATGGCATAACTTGTGTTACCGAGGTACATGTACTGATATATCGCAGAAATACAAGAATACTTTTGGTTAGTTATATAAAATTAACTAGTTAACCATGGAATATTCACGATAACAGTCACGTTaactttataaaacaaaatatcatccTACCACATGTTTGTGTTTCCGAGTTCAAGCTTTCTGTAGAAACGGGTGAACAAGATCTTGAACCACGTGTATATGTGTTCATTACCCTGGGGTCAAAATAAGCTGTATGAAGTTTTTCGCCAGTTGACGTTACTTTGAAGGAAATAAGCGCCATTTTGTCTTTAGTAATTCTCTTCACTGGAAAGGGGATGAAATTATTTTCGCCGTCTGGCACCATGTTAATGAAGACTGGACTATCCTGATACATCCTTAGAGGGCCATCTGAACGGACATTGACCGTGATTTGTTTTACTCCCACAACGTTGATACTTGGTGATCTACACGCTGGCATTTCCCGCTGACCCATCTCTTTCCTTTTGCTGATCGTTTGTTTCACTTCAGATTGTTCTACAACTTCCGCATAAAACATCCAGGTGTTGTTTCCAAACCCGTTGCCAATAAATAAGAGAATATTGTGATGGACTGCTCCATGAagcttttgtttttctttcgcAAATCCCTTTAAAGATTTTCTCAATTTATTTTTCGGCTTTCTTTTTACGTATACAGCATTTCTGTgaaaacatatcaaaacaaaGAATTCTCAAGGGCGTCTATCTAGATTTTCTATTAATAGAACAGTTTCCTTAGAAAAATCTCCCCATAATTCTACCACTCGATTAAATGAACACTCAAAATAACctgtattttcttttcttttttattttaaaagtgtctACCAATACCTCCTTGACTATGAATGTACCCATTTTCTAGACAACGAACATTATCACGGCGCTTTAACTTGACCATATATATGTTAAGCACTGAAGTAGAACTTAAATGTTACAGAAATGCTGAACAATTACGTATCAAAGCCATAAACTTTCCCTTATCAACGTCATATAATTTTCGTTGACGACGAAGTGATTTTACTAACAAACCAGTAAAGTCATCAATACCTACTAACAAAAACATTAAGCGACAGTGTTGATTTAAAATAACGTTTACTTAAAAAGTGAACTTCTCCTCCAACATGATACTTTTTCGCTTTGTACGTTACCCACATGTAACATGGTAATTACTTATTTTCCGATAGAATTTGTTTTACCTTGATGTGTATTTCACTTTCCGACTCCACGATTCCGACGGGGAATTCCGCCACAACATCAGCATTTCCAGGACAAACTACGAATATGTTTGTTTGGAACCAAAGTCCTTGTCctgcaaaaaaacaaaaaaaaaaaaaaaaaatgccaaaCTATTGGTAAAGAAAACCAAATTATTCTGCACAAGAAAAGAAAGCAGAAAGATTTAGTTTTAGTTAAAGTTTTccataacattttatttacaatctGTTCTTGTTCTGAAAAAGTAAAAGATCAATTTTCCCATGATGCCATTGAGTATAACAGTTCATGAACAAGGGGGAAAGTCGGTTCTAATGATTCATATTACATGGTGTTTCCTTTTAAATACATTAGTTATCAcaatttgtttgtcagggctgtATCATTGTTATCACAATCATAATCACACGAGTTTGTGTTTTACATTAAGATGTCGTTTTGAATAAGTTAGGTGTCggttatatatagattatcCCTGCTATAGAAATAAATCTTTTCCTGCGCATCAAAGAATCGTCTCGCTTCAAgtgaaaccaagtaaataacttaCAATTTGCttcgttttgaatgtcaggataaacagaatacatggttagtatcttacaatacaagttttaattTGGTACTTgtcacggaaagccgagatgacgaggctttactcggcaaagcctcgtcatcatTGCTTTCCTCGCACCGTTTTCTCGCACcgaaataaaccttgtattgtaagatactaactgtgTATTCTCTATTTTCCTACAAATATAACATGAAATTTCTACAGAGTCCAAAAAGGTGTTCTAATTTTAACACATACCTTTAGCAACAAGTAATTTAGCCGCATCTCTTGTAATTCTGAATATGTCCCATGTTTATACACTCAATGTATGTTTAACAAGTTCCTGCTGAGAATTTGTCTTTATACTCCATGCATTAAGTTCAATTTCATCTGTGGTGTAGTTTTAGAATTTGTGTTGAAACTTTGAGAAACTGCTCTAACACAGCAATGATAACTACTCCACAGTAGTACATACAacgttaattattttttaattataccACATGCAAACACAATGAATGACTTTATAACAATCATTTAACTTTGGCTATAACCCTCTACGCTAGAACATTGAAGTAATGAATACGTACATCATGATATTGAATGGACTTAGTATCTTTACATCAAAATCCATCCTCGATCCTCCAGAGGTTTCTCTTACTGGcgttatatccacacctggactatctcatagtaaaactgcaGGCAACTGAacaatagaacaggtaatttactCCTTAGTTGTACATCAGAAGaatcgtataacggtacactgtggttgactgtttTGAAGTTGGCGTCGCtatctctgtagtcttcaaaggaggTCTTTGCATGCCTGTTTTTTGGTCAtattttttctcctggactgcCTTCCGGTTTGCTGTGAGATAGTcttggggtggatataacgacattAATCGAGGATGATCAAATTCAGGCTCGACATGATCCTCTATATCAAgtaaatattctttttatgtTTAATGAAGTTTATCTTACCTCTTGTGAAGAGTACTCAGTTGTAACTCAGTATGTTGCTGTAACCTGAGAATTAGAACCAAACACGCCACACATATATAGTTAATACCCAGTATGAACATTTCGTTCTTTTAACCTCCGTCTTTATCTTGATTGTTACACTTTATAACGGTGAGGTATGGGTTAATGGATTCTCATTAATACTTACAATAACATACTGTAGTTACAAAATAGTACACTAAAACCAAATgtgatattaattttaatagaatataatgtatattgctTGTTATTTTCAGCAACCAGTTTTATTCCATTATAGTAGTCCTATATGGTGCCCCCGAAGAGGTCACTTgctatgttttaaatatatatatttaaaaggtCGCTGATTACATCAGTCAGATTGTGTTATAATGTATTGCCGGTAAGTACTATTGTTTAAGCTAGGCGTTATAGTGTCAAATACGGCTGACAAAATGTGTGCCTATATTAATCGCTTGtcttttatatgtaaatagtCTTGTACAGTCAGTGTGTCTGTTCTACTACGTTTACACTCAATGCACATGTACCCGAGACGTCACATGATACACTCGCTACACAACAAAAGTAGAATGGACGAATAACAATAGTAGAACTGACGGTGAAATATAACActaaagtaaacaaatatatattaatcgCCAATTAATAAAGTTATATACGGACAGAGACGTAATATACAACTAGGGTGTGttgtatatatttctttcactcTTGTTACGTTTTTTTATTccaatattttatgtaaaatacgAGAGTGTTTAATAACCTCTGAAAAATTTTGATAGGGGCGAAAAAAACCCACAACAGTCGCGAGTTTGTGTGATCAGCATCTACCGCTAAAACGCTATTGGTCTTTGTGTCAATTTGTGTTTGATAGGGCGGATTACCACAAAATGAATTGTAAGCTACAACAGTGTGCCTCGTATGGAGGCCCGTTATAATGGTCAgcttaaaaaatgatatatacatgtatacatgtacgatatatTACTGAAGTTGACATTCTTGTCAGCGTTAAAAttcaacttttattttattg
The Argopecten irradians isolate NY chromosome 9, Ai_NY, whole genome shotgun sequence DNA segment above includes these coding regions:
- the LOC138332113 gene encoding uncharacterized protein, whose protein sequence is MLMLWRNSPSESWSRKVKYTSRNAVYVKRKPKNKLRKSLKGFAKEKQKLHGAVHHNILLFIGNGFGNNTWMFYAEVVEQSEVKQTISKRKEMGQREMPACRSPSINVVGVKQITVNVRSDGPLRMYQDSPVFINMVPDGENNFIPFPVKRITKDKMALISFKVTSTGEKLHTAYFDPRVMNTYTRGSRSCSPVSTESLNSETQTCVVEECHTPVTPATNGKKVIPGTTNSTRMSYQHGPPDDRFLTTATPSSVYTNG